In the Deltaproteobacteria bacterium genome, one interval contains:
- a CDS encoding acetyl-CoA acetyltransferase, with the protein MPAESRRVLPVLVGGGQTIDRPEDPTAGREPLLLMEEAAQRAAEDAGGGARLLAAVDTVAVPTVVCHDYGDAAGLLAERLGCPGARRLNTTLGGNTPQALVNHLADEIAAGRIAVALIAGAEAWHTARALGRAGRRIPWTPPRPEDAPRWGDGRPGSSELEIRHGAAQPITTYPLFENAFRAARGLGLAAHRRELADFAARSAALAARNPYAWFRDSKSAGELGTVTPENRMIGFPYPKFMNAILDVNQGAAVVLAADDAARRLGVAEDRWVYPWAGVDVIEHWYLLDRVDYHSLPGVRRAGAALLESVGLTIERVAHLDLYSCFPIAPRLTAAMLGIPFDDPRPLTVTGGLPWFGGPGNNYTTHAIVALVERLRAARDAFGLVHANGWHLTKHALGIYGGTPSPRGWQRAGGPALQAWVDALPHPEVVVEATGRGTVEAYTIMHGRDGAPQQGTVIGRLAGGGRFVAVLPRDAALLEAMEQEEQVGRAGMVRREQGLNVFLPA; encoded by the coding sequence ATGCCAGCCGAGAGCCGGCGCGTCCTGCCCGTCCTGGTCGGCGGTGGACAGACGATCGACCGCCCCGAGGATCCGACCGCGGGCAGAGAGCCGCTCCTCCTGATGGAGGAGGCGGCGCAGCGCGCCGCCGAGGACGCGGGCGGCGGCGCGCGGCTCCTCGCCGCCGTCGACACGGTGGCCGTCCCGACCGTCGTCTGCCACGACTACGGCGATGCCGCGGGGCTCCTCGCCGAGCGGCTCGGCTGCCCCGGCGCGCGGCGCCTCAACACGACGCTCGGGGGCAACACGCCGCAGGCGCTCGTCAACCACCTCGCGGACGAGATCGCCGCCGGCCGCATCGCGGTGGCGCTGATCGCGGGTGCCGAGGCGTGGCACACGGCCCGCGCCCTCGGGCGCGCCGGACGGCGCATCCCCTGGACCCCGCCGCGTCCCGAGGACGCGCCGCGCTGGGGCGACGGACGGCCCGGCTCGAGCGAGCTCGAGATCCGTCACGGGGCGGCGCAGCCGATCACGACCTACCCGCTGTTCGAGAACGCGTTTCGCGCCGCGCGCGGCCTCGGCCTCGCCGCCCATCGGCGCGAGCTCGCCGACTTCGCCGCCCGCTCGGCCGCGCTCGCCGCGCGCAATCCGTACGCCTGGTTCCGCGACAGCAAGAGCGCCGGCGAGCTCGGCACCGTGACGCCCGAGAACCGCATGATCGGCTTTCCGTACCCGAAGTTCATGAACGCGATCCTCGACGTCAACCAGGGGGCTGCCGTCGTGCTCGCTGCCGACGACGCCGCCCGCCGCCTCGGGGTCGCCGAGGACCGCTGGGTCTATCCCTGGGCCGGCGTCGACGTGATCGAGCACTGGTACCTCCTCGACCGCGTCGACTACCACAGCCTGCCCGGCGTGCGGCGCGCCGGGGCGGCACTCCTGGAGTCGGTGGGGCTCACGATCGAGCGGGTGGCGCATCTGGACCTCTACAGCTGCTTCCCGATCGCGCCGCGTCTCACCGCGGCCATGCTCGGCATCCCGTTCGACGACCCGCGCCCGCTCACGGTGACGGGCGGCCTGCCCTGGTTCGGCGGCCCGGGCAACAACTACACGACGCACGCCATCGTTGCCCTCGTCGAGCGGCTGCGCGCGGCGCGCGACGCGTTCGGTCTGGTGCACGCCAACGGCTGGCACCTGACCAAGCACGCGCTCGGCATCTACGGTGGCACCCCGTCGCCACGCGGCTGGCAGCGTGCGGGCGGACCGGCGCTCCAGGCATGGGTCGACGCGCTGCCGCATCCCGAGGTCGTGGTGGAGGCAACGGGACGGGGCACCGTCGAGGCCTACACGATCATGCACGGGCGTGACGGAGCGCCGCAGCAGGGGACCGTCATCGGGCGCCTCGCCGGCGGCGGCCGCTTCGTGGCCGTCCTGCCACGCGATGCTGCCCTGCTCGAGGCCATGGAGCAGGAGGAGCAGGTGGGCCGCGCCGGG
- a CDS encoding nitronate monooxygenase, with protein sequence MSARTLRTPICHLFGIEVPIILAGMGGVSMAALVAAVSNAGGLGVMGAANLSPDELRAEIRKTKALTRKPFAVDLLAPLPQMIVPYLPILYEEEVKIFVAGLAIPEKHVAEMHAHGITIMVMTGKVKHAVRAEAAGADVVAAQGTEAGGHTGEIGTLALVPQVVDAVKIPVVAAGGIVDGRGVVAALALGAQGAIIGTRFIATPEATAAQSYREALVRAEQDETIRTRCYSGKPLRSLRNRYIAEHEADPSRIRPFPEQLMISAQRRVMAYWEAEADPERTCFPAGQGVGAFREIKPAGELLHEIVAQAEHVLAALPA encoded by the coding sequence ATGTCCGCGCGGACGCTCCGCACGCCGATCTGCCACCTGTTCGGCATCGAGGTCCCGATCATCCTCGCCGGCATGGGCGGCGTGTCGATGGCGGCCCTGGTCGCCGCCGTGTCGAACGCCGGCGGCCTCGGCGTGATGGGCGCCGCGAACCTCTCGCCCGACGAGCTGCGCGCGGAGATCCGGAAGACGAAGGCGCTGACGCGCAAGCCCTTCGCGGTCGACCTCCTGGCGCCGCTCCCGCAGATGATCGTCCCCTATCTCCCGATCCTCTACGAGGAGGAGGTGAAGATCTTCGTCGCCGGCCTCGCGATCCCCGAGAAGCACGTGGCCGAGATGCACGCGCACGGCATCACGATCATGGTGATGACGGGCAAGGTGAAGCACGCGGTGCGCGCCGAGGCGGCGGGCGCCGACGTCGTCGCCGCGCAGGGGACCGAGGCCGGCGGCCACACGGGCGAGATCGGCACGCTCGCCCTCGTGCCCCAGGTGGTGGACGCGGTGAAGATCCCCGTCGTCGCGGCGGGCGGCATCGTCGACGGGCGCGGTGTCGTGGCGGCCCTCGCCCTCGGCGCCCAGGGCGCGATCATCGGCACGCGCTTCATCGCGACCCCCGAGGCCACGGCCGCGCAGAGCTACCGCGAGGCCCTGGTGCGCGCCGAGCAGGACGAGACGATCCGGACGCGCTGCTACTCCGGCAAGCCGCTGCGCTCGCTCAGGAACCGCTACATCGCGGAGCACGAGGCCGACCCGAGCAGGATCCGGCCGTTTCCCGAGCAGCTCATGATCTCTGCCCAGCGCCGCGTGATGGCGTACTGGGAAGCCGAGGCCGACCCCGAGCGGACGTGCTTTCCCGCCGGCCAGGGGGTCGGCGCCTTCCGCGAGATCAAGCCCGCGGGCGAGCTGCTGCACGAGATCGTCGCCCAGGCCGAGCACGTGCTCGCCGCCCTGCCGGCCTGA
- a CDS encoding DNRLRE domain-containing protein, which yields MKYGCLLLCCLLAPQALAQSCTTPLVEVGPLGAANGFPQYYVDATRLALEPCLDPVGFCPPLNLPDPTAPVVFPDNFPTALFYWLADARLTLPGGGRARLTLAVEGGFVHGVVVPGDQLAFGRMRVRADGLVAGATYTFTHPYGVDVLQADGAGRVDVSNTVGTPGFAGPLGSRVGPFLVWDASSPAPPPGFVGNPHVDHRVTGSPCGTNLFRVEGAGLPGGGIQTDLFSVAGKTIEICGNGFLDAFEECDDGNRLDGDCCSAACLTAPPGTACPAGSVCSDAACDAAGVCRFTGFNTKPCDDGDACTVTDTCLLGSCAGTPRTCDDANVCTADSCDPATGCVNAPRPGPCDDHNACTTGDTCAGGQCVGTRRSCDDNNVCTDDSCNPATGCVHTSNTAPCDDGNACTTVDVCQGGTCAGSAPPSCDDGNVCTDDSCNPATGCVHTPNTAPCSDFDACTTGDACSGGRCVGGAPRGCDDGNPCTDDSCNPLTGCMHTPNTAPCDDLDACTTGDTCAGGRCVGTPRSCDDGNLCTDDACRPETGCVHTANRAPCDDANACTTHDTCAGGQCVGGAPLGCDDGNLCTDDACRPETGCVHIPNTAPCNDGNACTTGDACAAGSCTGALLSCDDGNPCTDDTCDSRTGCGHTLNTGPCDDGDACTTGDTCADGTCAGHGRLGCDDGNPCTDDACDSRTGCTHTPIAGPCDDGDFCTTGDVCEAGACVGTPSPPCPLVASTVEADVTVSLARPTSNSGAYRVLSARGGRFPKQAFLRLHVAGVGSRRVSSVRLRLVAGRRSDSGGRLHLVHDCEWGERTTTWDTQPAMDDTVLGEAGPVERGQTVEFDLTRAIDGDGTYCLALESGSRDRIDYRSREAPTGPPALIVETAP from the coding sequence GTGAAGTACGGGTGTCTTCTCCTCTGTTGTCTGCTCGCGCCCCAGGCTCTCGCCCAGTCGTGCACGACGCCGCTGGTCGAAGTCGGTCCGCTCGGCGCCGCAAACGGCTTCCCTCAGTACTACGTTGACGCGACGCGGCTCGCGCTCGAGCCTTGCCTCGATCCGGTCGGGTTCTGCCCTCCCCTGAACCTTCCCGATCCCACCGCGCCGGTAGTGTTCCCCGACAACTTCCCGACGGCGCTCTTCTACTGGCTGGCCGACGCCCGGCTCACGCTCCCGGGGGGAGGGCGCGCCCGTCTGACCCTGGCCGTCGAAGGCGGCTTCGTGCACGGCGTCGTGGTGCCGGGAGACCAGCTCGCCTTCGGACGCATGCGCGTACGGGCCGACGGCCTGGTCGCGGGCGCCACGTACACGTTCACCCATCCGTACGGCGTCGACGTCCTCCAGGCGGACGGCGCGGGTCGCGTCGACGTGTCGAACACCGTCGGCACACCCGGCTTCGCGGGCCCGCTCGGGAGCCGCGTCGGCCCCTTCCTCGTCTGGGACGCGTCTTCCCCGGCGCCCCCGCCTGGGTTCGTCGGCAATCCGCATGTCGACCACCGCGTCACGGGCAGCCCCTGCGGCACGAACCTCTTCCGGGTCGAGGGAGCAGGACTCCCCGGGGGCGGTATCCAGACCGACCTCTTCTCCGTCGCCGGGAAGACAATCGAGATCTGCGGCAACGGCTTCCTCGACGCGTTCGAGGAGTGCGACGACGGCAACCGGCTCGACGGCGACTGCTGCTCCGCCGCCTGCCTGACGGCCCCCCCCGGCACGGCCTGCCCGGCGGGGAGCGTCTGCAGCGACGCGGCCTGCGACGCGGCGGGCGTCTGCCGGTTCACGGGCTTCAACACGAAACCCTGCGACGACGGCGATGCGTGCACGGTGACCGACACCTGCCTGCTCGGCAGCTGTGCCGGGACGCCGCGAACGTGCGACGACGCCAACGTGTGCACGGCGGACTCCTGCGACCCGGCGACGGGCTGCGTGAATGCGCCCCGGCCCGGGCCCTGCGACGATCACAACGCCTGCACGACGGGCGACACCTGCGCGGGCGGGCAATGCGTGGGGACGCGGCGCAGCTGCGACGACAACAACGTCTGCACCGATGACTCGTGCAACCCGGCGACGGGCTGCGTGCACACGTCGAACACGGCCCCCTGCGACGACGGCAATGCGTGCACGACGGTCGACGTCTGCCAGGGCGGCACGTGCGCGGGCAGCGCGCCGCCGAGCTGTGACGACGGCAACGTCTGCACGGACGACTCGTGCAACCCGGCGACGGGCTGTGTGCACACGCCGAACACGGCCCCGTGCTCCGACTTCGACGCCTGCACGACCGGCGACGCCTGTTCGGGCGGCAGGTGTGTGGGCGGCGCCCCGCGCGGCTGCGACGATGGGAACCCGTGCACGGACGACTCCTGCAACCCGTTGACCGGGTGCATGCATACGCCGAACACCGCCCCGTGTGACGACCTCGACGCGTGCACGACCGGCGACACCTGCGCGGGCGGGAGGTGTGTCGGAACGCCACGGAGCTGCGACGACGGCAACCTCTGCACCGACGACGCCTGCCGGCCCGAGACGGGGTGCGTGCACACCGCCAACAGGGCCCCCTGCGACGATGCCAACGCCTGCACCACGCACGACACCTGCGCCGGCGGGCAGTGTGTGGGCGGTGCGCCGCTCGGCTGCGACGACGGCAACCTCTGCACCGACGACGCCTGCCGGCCCGAGACGGGGTGCGTGCACATTCCCAACACCGCCCCGTGCAATGACGGCAATGCGTGTACCACCGGCGACGCCTGCGCGGCCGGCTCGTGCACCGGCGCCCTGCTGAGCTGCGATGACGGCAATCCCTGCACCGACGACACGTGCGACTCGCGCACGGGCTGCGGGCACACGCTCAACACGGGCCCCTGCGACGACGGCGACGCCTGCACCACCGGCGACACCTGCGCGGATGGAACCTGCGCAGGCCACGGCCGCCTCGGCTGCGACGACGGCAATCCCTGCACCGACGATGCGTGCGACTCCCGCACGGGCTGCACGCACACGCCCATCGCCGGCCCCTGCGACGACGGCGACTTCTGCACGACCGGAGACGTGTGTGAGGCGGGCGCGTGCGTCGGCACGCCGTCGCCCCCGTGCCCCCTCGTGGCCAGCACGGTCGAGGCCGACGTCACGGTGAGTCTGGCCCGACCCACGAGCAACTCGGGCGCCTACCGGGTCCTGTCGGCCCGCGGCGGACGCTTCCCGAAGCAGGCCTTCCTGCGCCTGCACGTGGCCGGTGTCGGCAGCCGCCGGGTGTCGTCGGTGCGTTTGCGCCTGGTGGCGGGGCGCCGCAGCGACTCCGGCGGTCGCCTGCACCTGGTGCACGACTGCGAGTGGGGCGAGCGCACGACGACCTGGGACACCCAGCCGGCGATGGACGACACGGTGCTCGGCGAGGCGGGGCCCGTCGAACGCGGTCAGACGGTCGAGTTCGATCTGACGCGCGCGATCGACGGCGACGGCACCTATTGCCTGGCGCTCGAGAGCGGCTCGCGCGACCGGATCGACTACCGCTCCCGCGAGGCGCCCACGGGGCCGCCCGCGCTGATCGTCGAGACGGCCCCGTAA